A genomic region of Miscanthus floridulus cultivar M001 chromosome 3, ASM1932011v1, whole genome shotgun sequence contains the following coding sequences:
- the LOC136547250 gene encoding cytochrome c oxidase subunit 6b-1-like, whose product MATEGNAPSLAKEYSLPSQEVQVQNPSEEKSAVRTAAEVVPDKSAETPAADVTTVAVKETSETPEVKEPSEKPEAEDSSAAEESSEVAEEAADEKPEIKIETAPADFRFPTTNQTRHCFTRYTEYHRCVAAKGEGAPECEKFAKYYRSLCPSEWIERWNEQRENGTFPGPL is encoded by the exons ATGGCTACGGAAGGCAATGCTCCGTCGCTCGCCAAG GAATATTCACTGCCATCCCAAGAGGTCCAAGTACAAAATCCATCTGAGGAGAAATCTGCTGTCAGGACTGCGGCTGAAGTCGTCCCTGACAAAAGTGCTGAAACTCCAGCAGCTGATGTGACCACTGTTGCTGTTAAAGAAACGAGTGAAACTCCAGAGGTGAAAGAACCCTCTGAGAAGCCAGAAGCTGAGGACAGCTCTGCTGCTGAAGAAAGTAGTGAGGTCGCTGAGGAAGCAGCTGATGAAAAACCAGAAATTAAG ATCGAGACAGCTCCAGCAGATTTTCGTTTCCCAACAACAAATCAAACGAGACATTGCTTCACACGCTATACTGAATATCATAG GTGTGTAGCTGCTAAAGGGGAGGGTGCTCCTGAGTGTGAAAAGTTTGCTAAGTACTACAGATCACTCTGCCCAAGTGAATGG attgAGCGTTGGAACGAGCAACGTGAAAATGGCACGTTCCCTGGACCCCTGTAA